The Streptomyces sp. NBC_00102 genome segment CAGTGATCCGGTTCGAGCAGGTCTCCGTACGGTACGAGGGCGCGGCCGGACCCACCTTGTCGGGCGTCGACCTGACCGTGCCCGAGGGCGAGTTGGTGCTGCTCGTCGGCCCGTCCGGGGTCGGCAAGTCGACGCTGCTGGGCGCGGTGCCGGGGCTGGTGCCGCACTTCACCGGGGGAACGCTGAGCGGCCGGGTCACCGTCGACGGGCGGGACACGCGTACCCACAAGCCGCGTGAACTCGCCGATCTGGTGGGCACGGTGGGCCAGGACCCGTCCGCGCACTTCGTCACCGACACGGTGGAGGACGAACTCGCGTACGGCATGGAGTCGTTGGGGCTCGCCCCGGACGTGATGCGCCGCCGTGTGGAGGAGACTCTCGACCTGCTGGGGCTCGCGGAGCTGCGGGAGAGGCCGATCGCCACGCTCTCCGGCGGCCAGCGGCAGCGGGTCGCGATCGGTTCGGTGCTGACCCCGCACCCGAAGGTGCTGGTGCTCGACGAGCCGACCTCCGCCCTGGACCCCGCGGCGGCCGAGGAGGTTCTCGCGGTGCTCCAGCGGCTCGTCCACGACCTGGGCACGACCGTGCTGATGGCCGAGCACCGGCTGGAGCGCGTGGTGCAGTACGCGGACCGGGTCGTGCTGCTGCCCGCGCCGGGCGCCGCCCCCGTGGTGGGCGCACCCGCGCAGATCATGGCCGTCTCGCCGGTCCGGCCGCCCGTCGCCGAGCTGGGTCTGCTGGCCGGCTGGGACCCGCTGCCGCTGTCCGTACGCGACGCCCGGCGGCGGGCGGCGGGGCTGCGCGAGCGGCTGGCCGCCCGGACGCCCGCCGGCCCGACGCCGCCGGACGTGCCTGCCGTACCTCCCGTACCTCCCGTGTCCGGCGCACTCACCACTGCTTCCGGAAGCCTCGCGCCGGCGCCCGCGCCGCGCTCCGGGCTCTTCGGGCTCCGGCGTGCGCGCCGGTCCCGTACCACCGGCCCCGGGGCCACGTCCGCGGCCGGCCCCACCGGGTCCCTGGCGCGGACCGAGGGCCTCGGGGTGCGGCGCGGCCGGGTGGAGGCGCTGCGTTCGGTGAGCCTGGACGTCCGGGCCGGGGAGACCGTGGCCCTGATGGGCCGCAACGGCGCCGGGAAGTCCACCCTGCTCGGGGCGCTCGTCGGCGTGGTCCCGCCCACCGCGGGCCGGGTCCGGGTGGGCGGCCTGGAGCCGTCCCGTACGGACCCGCGCACGATGGTGCGGCGGGTCGGGCTGGTGCCCCAGGAGCCCCGCGATCTGCTCTACGCGGAGACGGTCGCCGCCGAGTGCGCGGCGGCCGACGCCGACGCGGGCGCCCCGGCGGGCAGCTGCCGGGCCCTCGTCTCCCGTCTGCTGCCCGGGGTGGCGGACGCCACCCACCCCCGTGACCTCTCCGAGGGCCAGCGGCTGACGCTGGCCCTGGCGCTCGTCCTGACCGCCCGGCCGCCGCTGATCCTGCTGGACGAGCCGACCCGGGGGCTCGACTACGCGGCCAAGTCCCGGCTGGTCGGGGTGCTCCGCGAGCTGACGGGCGAGGGGCACGGCATCGTCCTGGCCACCCACGACGTGGAGCTGGCGGCGGAGCTCGCGGACCGGGTGGTGATCCTGGCCGGCGGGGAGGTCGTCGCGGACGGCCCGACCCGGCAGGTGGTCGTCTCCTCGCCCGCGTACGCCCCGCAGACCGCGAAGATCCTCGCCCCGCAGGAGTGGCTCACCGTGAACCAGGTCCGCACGGCCCTGGAGGCCGGGGCGTGAGCGGCGACCGCGTGACCGCCGGCGCACCCGTGGCCGGCGGCGCGCCCCTGGCCGACGAGCCCCACGCCCGGGCCGGCCGGCGGGTGCGCCCGGTCCGGCTGGGGCCGCGTTCGGTCGTGACGCTGGTGCTGGTGAGCGCGGTGGGGGTGGCGGCCTTCGGCTGGCCGCTGCTCGCCGGGCCCGCTTTCGGTACCGCGCACGCCCAGGACGCGCCCTGGCTCTTCGGCGCGCTGCTGCCGCTGCTGGTGGCGGTGGCCGTGGCGACCGTCGCGGACGCAGGGCTGGACGCGAAGGCCGTCGCGATGCTCGGGGTGCTCGCGGCCGTCGGTGCCGCGCTGCGCCCGCTGGGCGCGGGGACGGCCGGGCTGGAGCCCATGTTCTTCCTGATGGTGCTCAGCGGCCGGGTGCTGGGCCCCGGCTTCGGCTTCGTGCTCGGCGCGGTCACCATGTTCGCGTCGGCGCTGCTCACCGGCGGGGTCGGGCCGTGGATGCCGTTCCAGATGCTGTCGATGGCCTGGTTCACCATGGGCGCGGGGCTGCTGCCGGGGCCGGATCGGCTGCGCGGCCGGGCGGAGACCGCCATGCTCGCGGCGTACGGCGCGCTGGCCTCGCTGCTCTACGGCACGGTCATGAACCTCTACGGCTGGACGATCGTGCCCGGCCTCGGCTCGGGCATCTCCTTCGTGGCGGGCGACCCGGTGCACGAGAACCTGGTCCGCTTCCTGGCGTACTGCCTGACCACCTCGCTCGGCTGGGACCTGGGCCGCGCGGCCCTGACCGTGGTGCTGACGCTCGCCGTGGGGCCGGTACTCCTGCGGGCGCTCCGTCGCGCGACGCGGCGCGCTTCCTTCGAGGCCCGGGTCACATTCGAGGGTCCCGACGGAGTGAGGACACCCACAGGCACTTGGTCCTCCCCCAAGCCGGATAGTAGCGGCGCCGAGGTCTGAAGCGTCCGCCAACGACCCCTCCGACCTGCGCGAACTCCCGATTGTCCGGGTTCGGGACCTAGGGCCCGGAGTCCGAGTCGGGGTCGTACGGGGGGCCGGTGGGGGGTCATTGCCATCGCCGGACGGCGGGGCTAACCATGGTTCTCGTCGCCGAACACCTCGGTGGCCCGCTCGACCGTCATCCGGTCACCAGGGCCCAGGTGGGGACGCCCGGATCGTTCACAGAGCCGGCCGCGACGCCACCTGCCCCCGACGTTAGGTTTCTACGTGTCGTTCGCCAGTCGTTTCCTCGCCCAGCCCCGCATCGCAGGCCGCAAGACCGTCCTCGCCGGTGCCGCCGTACTCCTCGGTGGCAGTGGCCTGGCCCTCGGCGCCGGTACGGCGTCCGCGGCCACGCCCACCGCGACGACCGCTGTCGCCGGTGCGCAGGCCACGGCGAAGCAGATGATCGGTGACAGCGCCCAGTTCCAGTGCTTCAGCAACATCGTGTCGCACGAGAGCGGCTGGAACCCGAGCGCCACCAACGCTTCCTCCGGCGCGTACGGCCTGGTCCAGGCCCTGCCCGCCTCCAAGATGTCGTCCGCCGGTTCGGACTGGAAGACCAACCCCGCCACGCAGATCAAGTGGGGTCTGGACTACATGAACAGCCGCTACGGCAGCCCGTGCGGCGCCTGGGACTTCTGGCAGGCCAACAGCTGGTACTGAGCCGGCCCGCCCAGCAGTTCCGCGTGACCGAGCCCGGGCCGGGACCTCTTCGCCGAGGTCCCGGCCCGGGCTTCGTCGTGCCGTCCCGCGTTCGCGTGACTCATGGGGGCGTTCGGCGGGAGCCGCGGGAAGCGGCGAACCGGAGGACCGCGCAGGCCGCGACGGAGAGCAGGCCGCCGGCGAGGAAGGCGGCGCGCACGTCGGCGAGTCGGAGGGCGAGGCCCCCGATCGCGGCGCCCGCCGCGATACCGGCGTTGTAGGCACCCGAATTCGCCGCGAGTGCGAGGTCCGTGCGGCCCGGGGCGCAGTACAGCATCACGTTCTGGGTGGCCATGAACACCGGACCGAGCGCGCCGCCCATCAGCACCAGGAACACCACCGCCGCCACGGGATCGGTGCCCGCCGTGTACAGGCCGAGCATCCCCACGGCCTGCACGGCCATGGCGACGATCGGCGCCGCGTACGGGAAGCGGTCCAGCAGCAGCCCGGTGACGGTCACCCCGGCCAGACACGCCAAGCCGAGAGCCATGATCAGGACCCCGGCCGTGTCGGGGGAGAAGCCGCTCACGTCACCCAGGAACTTCACGACGTAGGTGAATCCGGCGAACGCCCCGGCGGCGGAGAGACCTCCGGACGTCAGCACGATCGCGAACCGGCGGGCGTCGGGACGGGGCCCGTACGCGGCGGGTTCCTCCTCCGGACGCGAGGTCGGCAGCAGGACGGCGATCGTCACCAGGGAGACGAGGCCGGCGACGGCCGTCAGAGCGACCGGCACCTGCCAGCCGCTGTGCCGCCCCAGCCACGCACCGCCGGGCACCCCGATCACGAGCGCGAGCGAACCGGCGACGGACAGTGCCCCGACCACGCGTCCCCGGACCGCGGTGGCGAAGAGGCCCACCGCGACCGGCCCCATCACCGCCCAGAACAGCGCCTGGGCGAGCGCGGTCATCAGCCTCGCCCCGAGAAGCAGCCCGTAGGACGTGGCCAGCGCCGCGGCGGCGCTGGAGACGACCAGCGCCGCCAGCACTCCCGTGAGCACATGGCGCCGGGGCACCGCCCGCAGCCCGTGGGCGAGAGGCAGCGAGGCGAGGGCCACCGTCGCGCCGTATCCCGTGACGAGAAGGCCGACCGCCGACACCGGCACCCGGAGGCTCTCGGCGATGAGGTCGAGGATGCCCACGGGCAGGTTCTCGGCGGTGTTGAAGGTGAAGGCGGCCAGCATCAGGGCCGCGAGCACCGCCGCCCCGCGCCAGGGAGCGGGCCGCGGCCGCCCCGTACGGGCCCGGCCCTCCCGGGCCTGCCGCACCGACTCCGTCCCTGGGTCCATGGACGTACCCCATCGGGCCCGCCGCTCCACCGCAACCCCGTTTCCGGACGGTCCGCGAAGCCTGCGGGCCTCGGGGCCGTACGAACCTCACTCGCGGGCAGCGCCCGTACTCGCCACCGTGTCTCCCGCGCGGCCCGTCAGTGGCCTGGGCACGCGGGGCCCGCCGGCCGCCGGTGGTCCCTCGGCGCTCCCCTGGGCGCTCCCCGCGACGGGTGCGCCGTCGCGCTCCGGCTTCAGCAGCCGGCGCGGGCCCGCCAGGGCGTAGGTCAGCAGGAAGCCGAGCGAGACGACGAACGCGCCGCCCGCCGCGTCGAGGATCCAGTGGTTGCCGGTGCCCACGATGGCGCAGATCGTGAAGAACGGGTGGAGCAGCCCCAGCGGCTTCATCCAGACCTTCGGAGCCAGGATCAGGATCATCAGCCCGCACCAGAGCGACCAGCCGAAGTGCAGCGACGGCATGGCCGCGTACTGGTTGGTGACCGAGGTCAGCGTGCCGTAGTCGGGCTTGGAGAAGTCCTGGACGCCGTGCACGGTGTCGATGAACCCGAGGCCCGGCATGAGCCGGGGCGGGGCCAGCGGGAAGAGCCAGAAACCGACCAGGGCGAGGAGGGTCGCGAAGCCGATCGTGGAGCGAGCCCACCGGTAGTCGGCGGGGCGGCGCACGTAGAGCACGCCGAGGATGGTCAGCGGGATGATGAAGTGGAACGTGGAGTAGTAGTAGTCGAAGAAGTCCCGCATCCAGCCGATGCCGGCCACCTTGTGGTTGAACCAGTGCTCGACGTCGATGTGCAGCCACTTCTCCAGCGAGTGGACCTGCCGGCCGTGCTCCTCGGCGGTGGCGCGGCCCGCCGTCGCCGCGAGCCGGACCTTGGCGTACGCCGAGTAGACGACCCGGATGAGCAGGAGTTCCAGCAGCAGGTTGGGGCGGGTCAGCACCCGGCGCCAGAACGGCAGCAGCGGTACCCGTCTCCAGCGCGCCGGCACCGGGCGCGCGTAGTCGGTGGGGACCGGCTTCAGCCAGTACGGCGAGGTGCGCGGCAGGAACGGCACGGCGCAGGCCGTGCCGAGCGCGACGAGCAGTACCACGTTGTCGCGCACGGGGTGGAGCGCCGCCATGTTGGGCAGCAGCATGGTGCCGGGCAGGGTGAGGACGAGCACCACCACGGCGGGCCAGACGAGGCGGTCCGAGGCCCGCTTGCCGACCCGGCCCACCACCGCGAGCAGCATCCAGAGCAGCTGGTGCTGCCAGGTGGCCGGGGCGACGACGACGGCGACACAGCCGGTCACCGAGACGGCGAGGAGCAGCTGCCCGTCGCGGGCGTACATGGCGGCGCGGCGCAGTCCGAGCACGGCGACGGCGGCGGCGAGCACCAGCAGGACGGTGATCTCCAGCGGGCCTTCGAGGCCGAGGCGGAGCAGTGCGCCGTGCAGTGACTGGTTGGCGAGGCCGTCGGGGCGCTCGCCGAGGCCGGCTCCGGCGAGGTGGTGGATCCAGTACGTCCGGGAGTCGTGCGGCAGCGCGGCCCAGGCGACCGCGGTGAGCGCGGCGAAGGTGGCACCGCCGGTCAGCGCGGCGCGCCGGCGTCCGGTGAGCCAGAGGAGGACGGCGAAGAGCAGGACGGGCGGCTGGAGTGCTGCCGCGATCCCGACCAGGACACCCTGCGCCCGGTGGTCGCGGACCGCCAGCAGGCCGACGAGGACCAGCAGCACCGGCAGGATGCTGGTCTGCCCGAGGTGCAGGGCGTTGCGCACCGGCAGCGACACCATGAGCAGGGCGATGGCGGCCGGGGCGGCGAAGAGCGCGGTGCGGCGGCCGGTCGGTGAGGGCAGCGCGCGCGCCGCGACGACGCCGAGCACGACGACGAGCAGCAGGGAGACGGTGGTCCAGGCGATCCCGAGGGCCTGCTCCGCCGCCGAGTCGAGCGGTTTCAGGACGAGCCCCGCGAACGGTGTGCCGGTGAACCGGTCCGTGGCGTAGAGCGAGCCCTTGACGCGCAGGACGCCGTTCTCCCCGGTCCAGGTCTCCAGGTCGGTCAGCCGTTCACCCGGCGGCTGCCCGAGCACCGCCACCATCTGTCGCACGGCCAGTGCCGCGACGATCACCCAGAGCACGATCCGGGCCGTCCGGGCCCTCGTCTCCGCGTCCGTCGCCACACTCCCGCGCACGCCGTGTTCCGCATTCGCCACGCTGCGCCGACCCTCCCACCGTTTCGCGCACATTCCCGTGGATACGGGTCGTGCCCCTGAAGCCTCGCATTGCCCTTGGAGGCAGACGCCATCAACCCCCACTTCGCCTGACCGTCACGCCGTTTTGCCCAAAAGATTGCCGTCTCCCGTCACATCCGCCCCTGATTGCCCAACGGCCCGAGGTGTCCCACCGTCACCGTCGGCCGCCCTCCCTTCGCCACCCGCGAAATTCACTTCCCCGCCTGCCCGCATGATGATCGGATCGGCCCATGACCTGGACCCTGGCCCCCGAACGATTCGACGCCCCGGACGCCGCACGGCTGCTGCGGGACTACTACGGCGAGGTCGCCGGACGCTACTGGAAGCGGCCGGCGACCGAGGCGGAGATCGACGAGGGGCTCACCGACGACGGCGTCGAGCGCCTCGCCCCGC includes the following:
- a CDS encoding ABC transporter ATP-binding protein, with protein sequence MIRFEQVSVRYEGAAGPTLSGVDLTVPEGELVLLVGPSGVGKSTLLGAVPGLVPHFTGGTLSGRVTVDGRDTRTHKPRELADLVGTVGQDPSAHFVTDTVEDELAYGMESLGLAPDVMRRRVEETLDLLGLAELRERPIATLSGGQRQRVAIGSVLTPHPKVLVLDEPTSALDPAAAEEVLAVLQRLVHDLGTTVLMAEHRLERVVQYADRVVLLPAPGAAPVVGAPAQIMAVSPVRPPVAELGLLAGWDPLPLSVRDARRRAAGLRERLAARTPAGPTPPDVPAVPPVPPVSGALTTASGSLAPAPAPRSGLFGLRRARRSRTTGPGATSAAGPTGSLARTEGLGVRRGRVEALRSVSLDVRAGETVALMGRNGAGKSTLLGALVGVVPPTAGRVRVGGLEPSRTDPRTMVRRVGLVPQEPRDLLYAETVAAECAAADADAGAPAGSCRALVSRLLPGVADATHPRDLSEGQRLTLALALVLTARPPLILLDEPTRGLDYAAKSRLVGVLRELTGEGHGIVLATHDVELAAELADRVVILAGGEVVADGPTRQVVVSSPAYAPQTAKILAPQEWLTVNQVRTALEAGA
- a CDS encoding ECF transporter S component, which codes for MADEPHARAGRRVRPVRLGPRSVVTLVLVSAVGVAAFGWPLLAGPAFGTAHAQDAPWLFGALLPLLVAVAVATVADAGLDAKAVAMLGVLAAVGAALRPLGAGTAGLEPMFFLMVLSGRVLGPGFGFVLGAVTMFASALLTGGVGPWMPFQMLSMAWFTMGAGLLPGPDRLRGRAETAMLAAYGALASLLYGTVMNLYGWTIVPGLGSGISFVAGDPVHENLVRFLAYCLTTSLGWDLGRAALTVVLTLAVGPVLLRALRRATRRASFEARVTFEGPDGVRTPTGTWSSPKPDSSGAEV
- a CDS encoding transglycosylase SLT domain-containing protein, whose translation is MSFASRFLAQPRIAGRKTVLAGAAVLLGGSGLALGAGTASAATPTATTAVAGAQATAKQMIGDSAQFQCFSNIVSHESGWNPSATNASSGAYGLVQALPASKMSSAGSDWKTNPATQIKWGLDYMNSRYGSPCGAWDFWQANSWY
- a CDS encoding MFS transporter, whose amino-acid sequence is MLAAFTFNTAENLPVGILDLIAESLRVPVSAVGLLVTGYGATVALASLPLAHGLRAVPRRHVLTGVLAALVVSSAAAALATSYGLLLGARLMTALAQALFWAVMGPVAVGLFATAVRGRVVGALSVAGSLALVIGVPGGAWLGRHSGWQVPVALTAVAGLVSLVTIAVLLPTSRPEEEPAAYGPRPDARRFAIVLTSGGLSAAGAFAGFTYVVKFLGDVSGFSPDTAGVLIMALGLACLAGVTVTGLLLDRFPYAAPIVAMAVQAVGMLGLYTAGTDPVAAVVFLVLMGGALGPVFMATQNVMLYCAPGRTDLALAANSGAYNAGIAAGAAIGGLALRLADVRAAFLAGGLLSVAACAVLRFAASRGSRRTPP
- a CDS encoding bifunctional glycosyltransferase 87/phosphatase PAP2 family protein, with the translated sequence MCAKRWEGRRSVANAEHGVRGSVATDAETRARTARIVLWVIVAALAVRQMVAVLGQPPGERLTDLETWTGENGVLRVKGSLYATDRFTGTPFAGLVLKPLDSAAEQALGIAWTTVSLLLVVVLGVVAARALPSPTGRRTALFAAPAAIALLMVSLPVRNALHLGQTSILPVLLVLVGLLAVRDHRAQGVLVGIAAALQPPVLLFAVLLWLTGRRRAALTGGATFAALTAVAWAALPHDSRTYWIHHLAGAGLGERPDGLANQSLHGALLRLGLEGPLEITVLLVLAAAVAVLGLRRAAMYARDGQLLLAVSVTGCVAVVVAPATWQHQLLWMLLAVVGRVGKRASDRLVWPAVVVLVLTLPGTMLLPNMAALHPVRDNVVLLVALGTACAVPFLPRTSPYWLKPVPTDYARPVPARWRRVPLLPFWRRVLTRPNLLLELLLIRVVYSAYAKVRLAATAGRATAEEHGRQVHSLEKWLHIDVEHWFNHKVAGIGWMRDFFDYYYSTFHFIIPLTILGVLYVRRPADYRWARSTIGFATLLALVGFWLFPLAPPRLMPGLGFIDTVHGVQDFSKPDYGTLTSVTNQYAAMPSLHFGWSLWCGLMILILAPKVWMKPLGLLHPFFTICAIVGTGNHWILDAAGGAFVVSLGFLLTYALAGPRRLLKPERDGAPVAGSAQGSAEGPPAAGGPRVPRPLTGRAGDTVASTGAARE